ATTCGACCTGGCGGTGGTGGCCGCGTGCTGCCTGCCGTTGCTGGCGGCGCTGTCAATCGCGGCCTGGGACATGGGCGCGACCACGCCGTGGCATGCGACAGCGTCGGTTGCGTCATACCTGCTGCTGCTGGCGGCGTTGTCGTTACCGCACCTGGTCACCGACCGCCACGCCGTGGTGATCGGCACCATCGTGACCGGCTTGTGGATTGCCGTCACCTTCGTTTGCCTGACTTGAGGAATTCCCATGCTGCGTGTTGAACAAGTGTGTAAATCGTATGGCGCGCGGAAGGTGCTGCGCTCGATCAGTCTGACCTGCCAGCGCGGCGCCTACATGCTGCGCGGTCCCAATGGCGTGGGCAAATCGACGCTGCTGCGGGTGCTGGCCGGCGTCACGCCACCGGACAGCGGCGCCGTGTGGATAGACGGTCATGCGCTGCATCAGGAGCCAATCAGGGCCAAGCTGCGGCTCGCGTACGCGCCCGATGAATGTCCGATCTACCCGTTCATCACCGGCAGCGAATTGCTGGCGTTCGTCGCACAGGCCAAGCGCTGCTCGCTGACGCCGCAGGTGCATGCGGTAGTCGAACGCTTCGGCCTGGACCGCCACCTGGGCACGCGCTGCGGCGACATGTCGCTTGGTACGCAAAAGAAGCTGATGCTGGCGGCAGCGTGGATCGGCGAGCCGTCCGTGCTGCTGCTCGATGAACCGTCGAACGGTCTCGATGTCGCTGCG
This is a stretch of genomic DNA from Duganella zoogloeoides. It encodes these proteins:
- a CDS encoding ABC transporter ATP-binding protein, encoding MLRVEQVCKSYGARKVLRSISLTCQRGAYMLRGPNGVGKSTLLRVLAGVTPPDSGAVWIDGHALHQEPIRAKLRLAYAPDECPIYPFITGSELLAFVAQAKRCSLTPQVHAVVERFGLDRHLGTRCGDMSLGTQKKLMLAAAWIGEPSVLLLDEPSNGLDVAAHAVLVDLLREKSAKAVVFVSSHDQAFARAVGAQVLTFDSLSGPAAEL